The genomic stretch TGCTGCTGGGAGCCCTGCTGGCCATCCCGGTGGCCGGACTCTTCGCCAACATGCTGGTCGACCTGAGTCCGCTCGATCCCGTGACCTATGCCGTGGTGGCGCTTGCGCTGGTGGCCATGTCGCTGCTGGCCACCTGGATCCCGGCCCGGCTGCGGGCTTTGCGCGTCGACCCCATCATCGCCCTGCGCGCCGAGTAGCGTCCTGGCGGCGGATCTCATAGGCGGCCAAGCAGACTGGTATAATCGCCGCGAGTTGATGACGAGGTCCAAACGCCTGGGGGAATGGCTTTATTATTTCGCCTTTCTGCCGCTGATCGCTCCCCTCCCCACCGGCATCCGGCAAGCCCTGGGACGTCGCCGCGCCCGCAAGCGAATGCAGCGCCGAGAGGACTCGCGCCGCCATAGCGTCGCCAACATGCGGCACTATCTGGGCTACTCGGCAGGTCAGGCTGAGGAGACGACCCGACAGGCCTTCGTCCTGCAACTGGCCGACGAGCTTGATTCCTACGGCTACCACCGGGTGTCCCCGAGCCTGGTGGGCAGGCGCTTTCAGGTGGAGGGGGAGGAGCACCTCGACCAACTTCGCGGTCAGGGGCGCGGAGCCGTCCTGGCCACCGTCCACCTGGGATCGATCTGCATGGCCGTGATGGCCATGGGACAAATGGGCTTCAAGGTCTATCCGCTCACCCACGACTCGCGCAACGATTCCTCCATGGGGCGTCCCCTCAACGCCCACAGCCGCTGGCGCCTCTTTTGGATCGAACGCAAGTGCGGAGGACACGCCATCTACGTCAACCTCAAGTCCCCTTCGGGAGGCAAGGCACTGGGGAGCCTTGAGGCCCTGAAGGTGCTGCGCCAGGGAGGATTCGTGTCGATGCCTCTCGACATTCCTCCTCACCTGGTCGACCACGCCCTGCAAGTCGATTTCCTGGGCCGGCGCTGTCGTTTTCCCAGCGGACCGGTGCGCCTGGCCGCTTTGGCCGGGGTTCCCATTTTTCCTTACTTCATCCTGCGTCATGAAGACGACTGGACGCGATTTAAGCTCGTCCTGCGAGAGCCGATCGAGCCCAGCGGAAACGCCTCTCAGGACCTTCAACGCTGTCTGGGTCAGGCCGAAGAGATGATCAAACTCAGTCCCCAGCAATGGACGGCCTGGGATTCCGCCAATCAATTCCTGGCGTCCGGAGACCGCGAGCCTGGGAAAGACCCCGGGTCTTTCCTCTAAGCGTGCTAGCATGCTTGTGGCAACTCACATGATTCAAGCCAAACTAGAAGCCATCGCATCCCACCTCCCCCAGCGCATCGTCAGCAACGACGAGCTGTCCAGGGACCATCCCGAGTGGGACATGAAGTTGGTGGAGGCCCGAGCCGGGGTTCGCGAACGGCGTTTCGCCGCTGAGGACGAGACGGCCGTCGACCTGGCCGAGAAGGCCTGCCGCAGGCTCTTTCAGAGTCACCCCGAGGCGGAGGAGGCCGACACGCTGGTGTTCTGCACCCAGACGCCCGACTACTTCCTCCCCGCCAATGCCTGCGTCCTCCATCAAAAGCTGGAGTTGCCGCTGGAGGTTTTCGCCTTCGACCTGGCCATGGGGTGCTCGGGCTACGTCAACGGACTGGCCCTGGCCCGCTCGCTGATCGTCAGCGGACAGTCGCGAAGCCTGCTGCTGGTGACGGCCGATACCTTGAGCAAGCGCACCGGGCCCGACGACCGTTCCGTGCGCGTGCTCTTCGGAGACGGAGCCGCAGTGACCTGGATTTCAGCCGGCGAGGAAGGGGAATCAGGCATTCTCGACGTTGAGTGCGCCACCGAGGGAAAGTTCTTCGACCGCATCATCATCCCGGGCGGGGGCTGCCGGCGTCCCGCTCCGTTTGAGGCGACCCCCGAAGAATCCGATGGGCCGGATGAGAAGCGCACCCCGGAACAGGTCTTCATGGACGGCATCGCGGTGTTGGGCCTGGTCTCCAGCAAGGTGCCTCCCCAGATCCGTTCCCTTCTGGAGCGCAACGGCCTGAGTCTGGACGACGTCGATCTCTTTGCCTTCCACCAGGCCAGTAAGCTGGCCCTCGACGCCCTTCAGTCCCGGCTCAAACTGCCCAAGGCCAAAGTCGTGCGCAACCTTGACCGTGTCGGCAATACCGTCTCCGCCTCCATCCCCCTGGTGCTGGAAGAGGCCCTCAACGGGGACCGCCTCAAACCCGGAGACCTGGTCCTGGCCTCAGGCTTCGGCGTCGGCCTGACCTGGGCCTCGGCCCTGATTCGCTTTTAGTTGAGATCCTCACTCCCACCGGTGCTGCAAACGGACGATGCCGATGTCCGAGCCGGGATACTCCACGGTAAAGGGGCAAACTTCTTCGGCGGCGTCATAGACTTGCATGCTGTGGTGGTCGGTGGCCAGGAAGGTGAGGCTGTAGCGTCCGGCCAGGAGGCTCAGTTGAGGCAACACCAGCCGTCCCCGGTAGACGCCCTTTTCGCCTTTCTCCAATTCCCTTCCCTCCAGGGCGCTTGAGGTAGCGTAGATGACTTCGCCGTCATTGCGCATCACCGACACGCCTAGTGCGGGGATACCCTGGAAGTCTTCCCTGAAATAGACCTCGGCTTCCACCGCCAGCGGGTCGCCGTGACGGAACTGGTCGCAAAGCTGTCCGTCGGCGTCCAGCAGACGGTAGTCCTCAATGCGGCAGACAGGTCCCTGCTGGGGGTCCACCTCGGCCACTTCGGGCTTCTCCCTCGACCTCCTCTCCCGCTCTCGCACGGAATCCTGGTAGCGGTCAACGACCTGGTCGGCGGAACCCATGCCCCGCACTGCTCCCTGGTCGATCCAGAGGGCCCGCCGGCACAGCCTGCGCACCTGATAGAGGTTGTGGGAGCAGAAGAGCAGCGTCTTGCCTTGCCGGTGGAAGTCCAGGATGCGGTCGGTGCACTTTTTCTGAAATCCCTGATCGCCCACGGCCAGGGCTTCGTCGATGACCAGAATATCGGGATCGAATCCGGTGGCCACGGCGAATCCCAGGCGCAGGTACATTCCCGAGGAGTAGTTTTTGACCGGCTGGTCGATGAAGTCCCGCAGCTCGCTGAAGGCGATGATGCCCGGTTCGCGGCGGCTGATCTGCTCACGGCTGAGTCCCATCAAGGCGCCGGTGAAGTAGATGTTGGCGCGTCCGGTAAACTCGGGATGGAAGCCGGCCCCCAGTTCCAGCAGAGCCGCCACCTGACCCTGCACCTCCATCTCTCCCCGGGTGGGAAAGCAGGTGCCGCAGATGAGCTTGAGCAGGGTGCTCTTGCCCGCCCCGTTGTCTCCCACGATCCCGAAGGCTTCGCCTCGTTCGATCTCCAGGTCAAGCGGCTGCACCGCCTGCAGCGTCCGATGGCGCTTCTGCCGCAGCACCATCTCGCGCAGCATCTCCCTGGGGCCGGAGTACTGCTTGTACTCCTTGCAGACCCCCCGAGCCCGTATCGCCCAACTCATCCCCCCATTCTAGCCTGAAACATGGCGTACAATGTCGGGATGGATGTTGAAGAGCGCGTGATGCAGGCCCTGCAGAACTCGGTTGAGGAGGTCAATCAGCAGGTGGCCGAAGAGAACCGGATCGACTTCGACCTGTCCACCCCCTTGATCGGCGACGACTCCCCCCTCGACTCGCTGGGCCTGGTTTCCCTGATCGTCTCCGCCGAAGGCAACATCAACCAGGATTTCGACGTCTCCCTGGCCCTCATCGACGCCGAAGCCATGAACGACCAGCAAGGCGTCTTCCGCAACCTGGCCGCCCTCCGCGACCACATCATCCGCCTCCTTCAAGACCAAGCCGGCACCTAGCCCATGTCGACAGCACTGTAATGCAGTCCAACGGCGGAGGTCGATCAGCGCTATCGAACCGCCTCCGTTCGGACATTCATCTACACCGAGTATACGATGGAGCCCCTCCCCTCATGCCTGCCTTTTTTCTGTTGACACCAGGAAGGTCCTTCTGATATTTTATCCGATAGACGCGACAAGTCCTTGTAATTCTAGCCCAGACAGTTATTGCTTAGAAAAATAGTATACTAGAGCGTATTCGTTATGGAAAGGAGGTAGACTAGACTCCCTTACCTGTCGCCAACACCCGATACTTCTTCAAAAGGAACGGGTCGCAGCAAGAAGAACACCCCCAGAAAGAAAGGATTCTAGACGATGCTCCCCCAAAAGGTTTGGTTAACTCTCCTTTGCTGCCTCGCGCAGCTCTCCTTGATCACCGCGGGGTTTCCCCAGGAGCAGGATCCCGCACACGGCGCTCTCTCTATCCAGATTCAAAACCTGGACTTCGATGAAGGGTTTGTCGAGTACTATGTCCTCAACGAGACGGAACACCCGCTGACTGCCCTCGCGTACCATATCGTGATCCTATACCAGGACGGCAGCCGCTTTACAGATCCTAGAATATTTGAGTGTATTTACTCCTCTCATCTGCCGAAACCACAGCACATTCAGGATCTTTACTCCGGCAAGGGCCCGGTGTGGTCAAGGCAGGCCGTGCGCTTCCGGGACGCTATCCCTAATAAGCCGGGGACTGAAGTTATCGCTGTCTACGTGGAACCTCAGGCAGCCGTTATGTTGAATCGCACGGCCATCGGCAACAAGGAACTCCTCAGCCGGATTGCCGACAGAAGGCGTGGCGTCTTCGAGGCGCTAGAGACCTGGGTGCCGGTTTTCGAGCTCACGCTTGCGGAAACGCTGGCCGGCAGGGATAGTCTTGAAGAAGCTATCGGAACACTCGTAACTCGAGTCGACAAGACGGTCAGCCAGCGCAGCTACCTGACAGCCCCTCAGCGAAACCACGCGAGAGCCTACGAACGCTTTCTGGGGGAACAAGCACAGAGCCTGTTGAAGAGTGCCAAGCAGAATGACGACTACGGTGTCAGGAATCTGGCGCGACAGGTCGAGCTGTATAGAGCACAGCTTATCGCATCGCAGGATAGCTGGAACTTTATCGAGTCAAAGGAGAGCGCACGATGATACACAAGCGTAACATAACCACGTTCATACTGATGACCGTCGGGCTGATGTTAGTTCTCGCGGCGCAAGAGACGCTTGCCCAGGGAGACTGCTGCGGCGATCTCGAAGCTTTCGATCTGGGTCCCACCCTGGAGTTCGGATGTCCCGGAGAACCTAAAATCACCACAGACATCCAGGTAAAATGCAAAGATGCACAAGGCGAAGTTAGTTTCACACATCCAAATGTCAAGATCTCGGCTACAGGGCAGTGTCAGGAGCTTCCAGCAAGCTGTATAACGTCCGACTACAAAGAGTGCCAGCCGAAGCAAGAACTTGAAGACACTTCTACGGCCTCACAGCACAGTTACGAGATTACGGTTCTCAATGCCGTTGTCGACTGGGATGCGGAGAATCCCAACTGCGCCCCCCCCTGTCAGTTTCCCACAGGTACAACGACGGTTAGAAATTGTCAGTGCGCCACATGTCCCTCTGGAAGCGGAGGCGGAGGCGGAGGCGGGGGTGAATGCCTCTTCGGAGACCCTGGGCCCGATGGCACATGTACTGGCAGCCCGATCCTTATCAGTGTCCGCGGCAATCGCCTAGAGCTCACTGATGCCGAAGATGGCGTCTATTTCGACTTGGACATGGATGGCTTCCCGGAACGGCTTGCCTGGACGAAAGCAGGTACAGAGGACGCCTTTCTGGCACTAGACCGCAACAATAACAGCAGCATCGACGACGGGGGGGAGCTCTTCGGAAACTTCACCCGCCAGCCCCCCTCGACCGATCCTAACGGCTTCTTAGCATTGGCAGTCTACGACTCACCAGAACACGGAGGCAACCGAGATGGGAAAATCTCGGCGAACGACGCGATATTCTATGACTTGACGCTTTGGATTGACTGGAACCACAATGGCTACTCTGAAGCCGGCGAGCTCAGGAAGGTGTCGAGTACAAGAATCCAGGCCTTTCACCTTGACTATCGCGAATCACGCCGCCAAGACCAGCACGGAAACCTTTTCCGATTTTACAGCGTGGTCGACATGGCGGAAAGGTCGCCAGGACCCACCAGGAAGTTCGCGGTGGACGTTTTCTTCGTCCGCGAACCATGATCGCCGGCAAGCCCCCTCTCCCCCGACGAAATTGAGGCGGACTCGATAGGTCCGATATGCGAACTTCGAAATGGCTCTCAGGTAGGACTCGAACCTTACAACCCTCCCGTTAACAGCAGGATGGTCGGCCCCTTGACTGCGAGGATTACTGATCTTGCCGCTCATGCTGACAATGAGCGTACGACGGCTTCGGGCTCTTTGGCGATGACCGTGAGGAGG from Acidobacteriota bacterium encodes the following:
- a CDS encoding ketoacyl-ACP synthase III, with translation MLVATHMIQAKLEAIASHLPQRIVSNDELSRDHPEWDMKLVEARAGVRERRFAAEDETAVDLAEKACRRLFQSHPEAEEADTLVFCTQTPDYFLPANACVLHQKLELPLEVFAFDLAMGCSGYVNGLALARSLIVSGQSRSLLLVTADTLSKRTGPDDRSVRVLFGDGAAVTWISAGEEGESGILDVECATEGKFFDRIIIPGGGCRRPAPFEATPEESDGPDEKRTPEQVFMDGIAVLGLVSSKVPPQIRSLLERNGLSLDDVDLFAFHQASKLALDALQSRLKLPKAKVVRNLDRVGNTVSASIPLVLEEALNGDRLKPGDLVLASGFGVGLTWASALIRF
- a CDS encoding lysophospholipid acyltransferase family protein, translated to MTRSKRLGEWLYYFAFLPLIAPLPTGIRQALGRRRARKRMQRREDSRRHSVANMRHYLGYSAGQAEETTRQAFVLQLADELDSYGYHRVSPSLVGRRFQVEGEEHLDQLRGQGRGAVLATVHLGSICMAVMAMGQMGFKVYPLTHDSRNDSSMGRPLNAHSRWRLFWIERKCGGHAIYVNLKSPSGGKALGSLEALKVLRQGGFVSMPLDIPPHLVDHALQVDFLGRRCRFPSGPVRLAALAGVPIFPYFILRHEDDWTRFKLVLREPIEPSGNASQDLQRCLGQAEEMIKLSPQQWTAWDSANQFLASGDREPGKDPGSFL
- a CDS encoding ABC transporter ATP-binding protein; this translates as MSWAIRARGVCKEYKQYSGPREMLREMVLRQKRHRTLQAVQPLDLEIERGEAFGIVGDNGAGKSTLLKLICGTCFPTRGEMEVQGQVAALLELGAGFHPEFTGRANIYFTGALMGLSREQISRREPGIIAFSELRDFIDQPVKNYSSGMYLRLGFAVATGFDPDILVIDEALAVGDQGFQKKCTDRILDFHRQGKTLLFCSHNLYQVRRLCRRALWIDQGAVRGMGSADQVVDRYQDSVRERERRSREKPEVAEVDPQQGPVCRIEDYRLLDADGQLCDQFRHGDPLAVEAEVYFREDFQGIPALGVSVMRNDGEVIYATSSALEGRELEKGEKGVYRGRLVLPQLSLLAGRYSLTFLATDHHSMQVYDAAEEVCPFTVEYPGSDIGIVRLQHRWE